The following coding sequences are from one Panicum hallii strain FIL2 chromosome 5, PHallii_v3.1, whole genome shotgun sequence window:
- the LOC112895487 gene encoding uncharacterized protein LOC112895487, whose translation MFYEQRLQSIINYHAVVLGQKVTKAQARTMTLTEEQYLQMVPHWCAHFPECWQQIVAKWLSDDWNAVHQERREHRLTMAGVPHHQGNRNLTEYAQAWSAAHGGQQCNKFMAYALSHKGKATSSVSYNAEDGPEAYSNPSIYTRLNEYTSMAREVHGQEYDPTQEDLDAEIVMKVGGGKKHGRYWICDGAIDSSSTPTLSQIKARQTSSSAGIRPRPDSSTSQVQALQAQLQEERRERMELEARMRAEMEAEREADRQRMASMFAYIQSLGAATGLPPPPPFVTPPRPPTDPFSTSNQSAASNDPYISPNQTNQNN comes from the exons ATGTTCTACGAGCAGCGCCTCCAGTCAATCATCAACTACCACGCCGTCGTCCTTGGACAGAAGGTCACCAAGGCGCAAGCAAGAACTATGACgttgactgaggagcagtacttgcag ATGGTTCCTCATTGGTGTGCCCACTTTCCTGAGTGCTGGCAGCAGATAGTTGCTAAGTGGTTATCCGACGACTGGAACGCTGTGCACCAGGAGCGTCGTGAGCACCGTCTGACTATGGCCGGTGTGCCACACCACCAAGGCAACCGTAACCTGACCGAGTACGCCCAAGCATGG TCGGCGGCACATGGAGGGCAGCAGTGCAACAAATTCATGGCGTATGCTCTATCCCACAAGGGTAAAGCGACATCCAGCGTCAGCTACaacgcggaggacgggcccgaggcgTACAGCAACCCGAGCATCTATACTCGCCTCAAtgagtacacatcgatggcGAGGGAGGTGCACGGCCAAGAGTACGATCCGACCCAGGAGGATCTTGACGCTGAAATTGTCATGAAGGTCggaggaggaaagaagcatgGACGGTACTGGATTTGCGACGGCGCGATCGACTCCTCTTCTACTCCGACTCTATCTCAGATAAAAGCACGGCAAACGAGCTCGAGCGCAGGCATCCGACCTCGTCCGGACAGTTCGACGAGCCAAGTCCAGGCACTCCAG GCTCAGCTgcaagaagagaggagagaacgTATGGAGTTGGAGGCAAGGATGAGGGCGGAGATGGAGGCCGAGCGGGAGGCTGACCGACAGAGGATGGCGAGCATGTTCGCGTACATTCAGAGTCTTGGCGCAGCGACGGGTCTACCTCCGCCACCTCCCTTCGTCACCCCACCTAGACCACCCACCGATCCGTTTTCTACTTCA AATCAGTCGGCGGCCTCCAATGATCCGTATATTTCTCCAAATCAGACCAACCAGAACAACTAG